A genomic region of Platichthys flesus chromosome 4, fPlaFle2.1, whole genome shotgun sequence contains the following coding sequences:
- the LOC133951980 gene encoding transmembrane protein 255B, translated as MTARIQGTGSRDKPVPKSRAAEMRVRVRRALLLVGGMLSLSLLLVVLGVYTTTRTESLNVTGYISGVILTLGSFLGLLGLYLEENRKQLLTAAIIFLSFGIIAAFLCLVIDGVCTVLSMDMRPLSAGRCQYYSSGSSYLYENFYTSVSCWNLKVSCTMTVRSGTCYCCDLYDCANGGYLSNYYEFVGVDSCEEVFTLYILIWILTGLNLVALFTGILVTAVLGSIKDLRNNTTLIESPEGTATSPTAPRLMNTNTLTVPQLYPEVSMYFPPAEKAPASQSFPSSSSTSHSESSPPPFAPLTNLLPFRAQGVSA; from the exons ATGACTGCCAGGATCCAGGGAACAGGGAGCCGGGACAAACCTGTGCCAAAGAGCCGAGCTGCAG agatgagggtgagggtCAGGAGGGCTCTGCTGCTGGTGGGGGGCATGCTCAgtctgtccctgctgctggtAGTGCTGGGAGTCTACACGACCACCCGAACAGAGAGCCTGAACGTGACCGGCTACATCTCTGGGGTCATT CTGACACTCGGCTCCTTCTTGGGACTTCTGGGGCTCTACCTTGAAGAAAACCGCAAGCAGCTG CTGACGGCTGCCATCATATTCCTCAGCTTTGGGATCATCGCTGCTTTTCTGTGCCTGGTGATTGACGGCGTTTGTACTGTCTTAAGCATG GACATGCGTCCACTGAGCGCGGGGAGATGTCAGTACtacagcagcggcagcagctacCTCTATGAGAATTTCTACACCTCA GTTTCATGTTGGAATCTGAAGGTGTCTTGCACCATGACAGTCAGAAGTGGGACCTGCTACTGCTGCGACCTGTACGACTGCGCCAA CGGAGGCTACCTCAGCAACTACTACGAGTTTGTTGGAGTCGATAGCTGCGAGGAAGTTTTCACTCTCTACATTTTGATCTGGATCCTCACTGGCCTGAACCTCGTGGCGCTCTTCACAGGGATCCTGGTCACAGCGGTGCTCGGCAGCATCAAGGAtctg AGGAATAACACCACTCTGATCGAGTCTCCTGAAGGCACCGCGACTTCCCCAACAGCTCCTCGACTGATGAACACCAACACACTCACAGTTCCGCAGCTCTACCCa GAAGTCTCGATGTATTTCCCTCCTGCAGAAAAAGCTCCTGCGTCACAGAGTTTTCCTTCTTCATCATCGACATCTCACTCGGAGTCGAGTCCTCCTCCCTTCGCCCCTCTGACCAACCTGCTGCCGTTCAGAGCCCAAGGCGTCTCGGCCTGA